A region of the Nocardia nova SH22a genome:
GCGGATTTCCCTGCTGGAGAACAGCGCCTGAGCGGGCCGCAGGCCTTGAGTTTCGTGCGGCAGCGCCACGATCTGCCGCGCGGGGACATCGATCGGATCGTGCGGCAGCAGGTGTTCATGGCCTCGCTGGTCAATCAATCGCTCAATGCCAAGATCCTGGCCAATCCCGGAAAACTGCGGGAACTCAGCGATGCCGTCGGCCGCACCATCGTGCTGGACAAGGGCTGGGACGTGGTGTCGTTCATGCACCAGTTGCAGGATCTGTCCGGCGGCAAGGTGAACTTCGAGACCATCCCGGTGCAGAACCTCGACGCCACCACCTCCGACGGCGAATCGGTGGTGAAGGTGGATCCCAAGGCGGTCAAATCGTTCGTGGCGGCGGCGGTCGGCGGGAAGAGCGATGAGCACAGGGATTCCGACGCGGTGGCGCCGGACACGGTCACGACCGATGTGTACAACTCCGGGAGTACATCGGGGCTGGCCACTCAGGTGGCACAGGCGTTGACGGGCAAGGGTTTCCACACCGGGAGCGTGGCCAACTGGACGGGTGAACCGGTGCGCAGCAGCCGGGTCCTCGCGGCGTCCACCTCGGATGCGAAGGCGAAAGCGGTGGCCGAGGCGCTCGGCGGGCTCACCGTGATCGCCGATCCGGAACTGTCGCAGGGCGCGATCCGCGTCGTCCTCGCCGATGACTACTCTGGTCCGGGCTCGGACGCGGGCTCGCTGTTCGATCTGTCGGGTACCTCGCAGACCTCCGGCGCCCCGACACCGGTACCGCCCGCGCCACCCATCGATGCAGGCCAGAACGGACCGAAATGCGTGAACTGAACGACACTCTCACCGATGCCCTGCTGGGTCCGATCCTCGCGCGCGAACCCGCGGCGCCGCGGATCACGCACTACGACGACAGCACCGGCGCCCGGATCGAGCTGTCGGCCCTCACGCTGGCGAACTGGGCGGCCAAGACCGCCAATATGATTCGCGACGAATTCGGGCTGGCGCCCGGAGCCCGGGTGGCGGTCCTGCTGCCCGCGCACTGGCAGACCGCCGCGGTACTGCTGGGCTGCTGGTGGGCCGGGACCGAGGTGGTGCTGCGCCCCGACGCCGACGCCGAACTCGCGCTGGCGTGGGCGCCACGGCTCGACGAGACCGCCGACATTGCGGAGGTGGCAGCGCTGTCGCTCGACGCGATGGGCGGCCCGGTCCGGGATCTGCCGCCCGGCGTCACCGATTTCGCGACCTCGGTGCGCGGGCACGGCGACCAGTTCCGCCCCGCCGGTGCGGGCCCCGCACTCGACGGTGACGATGTCGCGAAGACGCTGGCCGCCGCCCGCGGTTCCGCCGAACGGCAGGGGTTCGGACCGGCCGATCGGGTGCTGTCGACCACCGGCTGGGACACCCCCACCGAACTGATCGACGGACTGCTCGCGGTCTACGCCGCCGGCGCCTCCCTGGTGCAGGTCACCGCCGCCGATCCGGCGAAGCTGCCGCAGCGGATCGAATCCGAGCGGGTGACGATTCAGCGCGGCTGAACTCCTACCCCGGTAGGGCACGACGATCCACCCGGAGACCGTTTTCGCCCCGTCGCGGTCTCCGTACTGTGGAATTCAGCAGACCGACGACGAACGGGGATGGCAATGACGCCACAGCACTGGTTCCGGTGGTTGGTGGTACAGGGAACGCCACGGCTGGTCCTGAAGACGTACGCGCGCCGCGGCGAGCCCGTCGCGCAGCTGATGTCGAGTCCGGAGGCGGTGCGCGATCCGATACCGCTGCTGGAATCGGTGCGCGCGCGGGGACGGCTGGTGCACTCGCCGTTCGGCTGGACCAGCGCCGATCACGAGGTCATCCGGACGGTCCTGCGCGACAACAGCTTCGGAGTGGCGGCGGCCGAGGGATTCGTCCCCACTCCCCTGCGCCCGCTGCTGGACCGGGTGGAGTTGCCGCCGAATCCGGTGCAGCCGCCGTCGATGCTGGTGATCGATCAGCCGGAGCACACCCGGATGCGCAAGCCGGTGGCCTCGGCGTTCACACCGCGGGCGATCAGGCGGCTGCAGGATCGCGTCGAATCGGTCACGGCCGAACTGCTCGACGCGCTCCCGCCGGGCGGTGCGGCGGATCTGGTGGCCGACTACGCCGCGCAGGTGCCGATCGCGATCATCTCCGAAATGCTCGGCTTCCCCGACGCCGACCGCAAGCGCTTCCTGGCCTGGGGTGACGCTGTGTCGCCCATGCTCGACATCGGGATCAGCTGGCGGACCACGCGGGCGGCTTCGGCGGCGATCGTCGAGATGGACGGTTATCTCGACGCGCACATCGCCCGGCTGCGCCGTGAGCCGGGCGAGGACATTCTGTCCGGCCTGGTCGCCTCGGGTGACCTGGACGACCGGGAACTGAAGGCCTCCGCGACCCTGCTGATGGGCGCCGGATTCGAAACCACGGTCAATCTGATCAGCAACGGCGTTGTGCAGCTGGTGAACCATCGCGAACAGCTGAACCGGCTGCTCGCGGAGCCGGAGCTGTGGCCGAACGCGGTCGAGGAGGTGCTGCGCTTCGACTCACCGGTGCAGAACACCGGGCGCATCGCCGGTCACGACACCGAACTGGCCGGTGTGCATATCCGCAAGGGCAGCACGGTCGTGCTGTCGCTGTCGGGCGCCAATCGCGATCCGGCCGTCTTCGCCGAGCCGCATCGATTCGATGTCGCCCGCGCCAATGCCAAGGACCATCTGACCTTCTCCAGCGGAATCCACGCCTGCCTCGGCGCCAGCCTGGCCCGGATGGAGGGAGTGCACGCGCTGCGGGCATTGTTCGAGCGGTTCCCGGATCTGGTGCTCGCGGGCACGCCGCAGCGGCGGCCGCTGTTCACCCTGCACGGATACAGCCGGCTGCCGGTCGTGCTGGGACAGCGCGCGGCACAGACCAGCGGCGTGTGATCGGACTCAGCTGAAGCCGACCGCCTCGTCGCCCCACGCGGTGTGCAGATCGTGGTCGGGATCGTCGACGACCCGGTCGGCGGAGTCGACGACCAGTGTGGTGCGGGTGGATTCGCGATAGGGCGGCCAGTGTTTGGAACCGTCCAGCGCCGCGGGCACACCGTGTTCGGCGAAGGCGAGCCAGCGCCGCATCATCCGCCCCGACTATCTCCATAGCCGCCTTGCGACCGCCGAGCCAGAAGGTCGGATCGTGGTCGAAGGAACCGAAATTGCCGAAGATGTACGGCAATTCGGTGGCGTGCCCCGCACCGACGCGCGCGGCCTTCAGCATCGGGGTGGCCTGGTCGAAGCGGTACATCCAGGTGCGGCTGTGCCGGGAGTGCGCGTCGGCGACCCAGTGCGCGGGCATCCGGAACGCGGCGTCGGTGGACATCGCCAGCGCACCGCGGGTCTTGGCCAGATCCGGATAGGCGGAGGTGATCTCGGCGATCCGCTCGGGCGACAGCCCCGGATGCTCACCGGCGACGGCATTGAGCATGGCGTTCACCGCGTCGGGCGTGACCGGCATGATCGGCGACCGGAACAACCGGAACAGCGAGGCCTCGTCCCGGTTGGTGCCGATGATCAGCGGCACCCGGTGCGAGCGGCCCTGCTGGAAGCGGTCGGTGGGATAGGTCGGCAGCAGATCGCCGTCGACCACCGGTGCGGCGGCGAGCCGTCCCGGTGACTGCATCGGCACCTCGTCGAGCAGGATGCCCGCCGCCTCCACGATCCGCTCGATCGGGCATTCCAGCAGTTCGGCGGCGCGCTCGGGCGGCAGATCCAGCAGTTCGAGGAAGCGGTTCGCCACCCCGGCCGCCCGGTCCGGGCCGAAGACGGTAGTGGCGGGCGGGCTCTGCGCGATGGCGCGATGGAACAGGCCCGCGGCCCGCGGGGAGGTGAGCAGCGCGGTCACGCATCCGGCGCCCGAGGATTCCCCGAAGACGGTCACATTGCCCGGATCGCCACCGAAGGCCGCGGCGTTGTCGCGCACCCATTCCAGTGCCGCGATCTGATCGTGCAGGCCCAGATTGGGGACGAATTCGTCACCCAGCGAGGACAGATCGAGGAAGCCGAGCGCGCCGAGCCGGTAGTTGACCGCCACCACGACCACATCGCCGGTCTCGACCATCCGGCGGCCGTCGTAGATCGCCTGGGCGGCGGTGCCCAGGCAGTAGGCGCCGCCGTGCAACCACACCATCACCGGGCGCGGCTGGACCGGTTCGGCGGCCGGGGCCCAGACGTTGACCCACAGGCAGTCCTCGCCCATCCGCAGACCCGAGTCCACCGGGACCATATCGCCCATGCTCTGCGGGGCGATCTCACCGAATTCGGTGCAGTCGCGCACTCCGGACCAGGGCTCGGGCGGTTGCGGGCGCGCGAACCGGGCGGGGCCCGCGGGGGCCGCCGCATAGGGGATGCTGCGCCAGGCGTGCACGGATCCCTCGCGGAATCCGCGTACCGTGCCACTGGTGATGTGGGCGACGGGTCCTTCACCGAGTGAGTCCTCGGCCGGGGTCGCCTCGAAGAATTGAGTGCTCATCTCGCACCTCCTCGTACTCCCTGTACCGAGAGTACGTCCGAGATCATGATGTCGGCGTCATCCTCGGTCGATGTGGCCGAGGTCGCGGTCGGGGTCGATCCGGTCGCGCACGCGCTGTTTGAGCCGGGCGACATCGGGAAATCCACCGTCCGCCTTGCGGTCCCAGATCTGCTCGTCGTCCACGGTGATCCGGAAGATCCCGCCGGTTCCGGGCACCAGGGCCACCTCGTCGAGGTCGGTGCCGAAAGTGCTGAGCAGCTCCTGTGCCACCCAACCGGCCCGCAGCAGCCACCGGCATTGCGTGCAATATTCGATCGCGATTCGCGCCATGGCTGCGACCCTACTGAGAGCGGGGCCCGCACAGTTCCCGAGCGCGGCTCGCGGAAGATTTCAGCAACTCCTTCGCTATCAGTTCTGGTCAGAATCGTTGCCAGCCATCGTAGTGATCAACGATTAGCGACCACCGGATAGGCCGTCACGATTCGATATCACCATCGACATATACCCACGCCCCGTTAACACGAGCAAACCTGCTGCATTCGGAAAGAACGCCGCGGGCGCCACGCATGCGGTACAGCGCGCGGAACTCGACCGTCCCGGTGTCGTCGAACAGCCCACCGGCCCGCGTATCGAAGATCTGCAACGACACCCAGTGCTGCTCCGGATCGAGGTCGAGTCCGCGCGGGCGGGTGCGCGGGTGCCAGCTGCGGAGCAGATACTCCCGGTCGCCGACGGCGAACGCGGTGTAGCGCGAGCGCATCAGCGCCTCGGCGGTGGGTGCGGGGCTGCTGCCGTTCAGGCGCGGGCCACAACACCCGCCGAACCGCTCTCCGCTACCGCACGGGCACCGGTCGTCGTCGCCGGGGGTCGTGATGTCGGCCATCGGTCGATTATCGCCGCCGACGTCTCGCCGCCGCCGAACGGTTCGACCTCGGCGGGCGGGGGCGGGAGAAAACCGCCGGAACACCCGCGGTGCCGATACGGTCGAGTTCCTCGGCCAGCCGTGCCGTCTCGTCGTACCAGTCGCGCAGTTCGCCGACCGTCGGCGCGGGCTCGGAATCGAGATGGTGCCCCGACCGCGACAGCACCGCCCACAATCCGGCCACCCGCCCGGCGAGTTCGGGTCCGGCGCAGGTCTCCAGTGCCAGCAGTTGCGCGCGCATACTGCAGCGGGCCAGCGGCGGGGAGATCCGCGCCCACAGCCCGTCCACCGCCTGTTCCAACGCGATCCGCAGGATCCAGACCGTGGCCCGCGACCACAACCCGCCCGCATCGGTCACCGTGCCGTCGAGCAGTTCCGCGGCCGCGTCCAGACGCTCGGTGACCGTCGGCCTCACGGATCGAGCCATGTCACGAGCCGCCTGGTGTCGTCGATCAGCTCGGCAGGTGCGCGGCGGATGCGGATGTGGGCGCCGGCGGCGGCGTCGCGGACCACCGCACGGGCCCACGGCGCCTCGCGGTCGAGCAGATCGTTGAGATCGTCGACCCGGTCCGGCACGCCGAAGATGGCCAGCGACACCGTCTCCCAGGTGGTCCGCGCCCGATCGACGCGGGCCTGCACCTCGCGATGATCGATTCCGGCGGCCAGTAGTTCGCGGCGGGCGCGGGCCAGCGCGGCGGCCTCGACGGCGGATCGACAGCAGGTGATCACGAGTTCGGTCGCGATCGCGCGCGGCAACTGGCGGGTGCGCTGCAGCGCGCGGGCATCGGCCAGATAGCGCCGGACCGGATCCTCGATCGCGCGGACCTCCACCCGGGAACGCTCGCGGCGCTGGACCTCGAGAACCGTTGCGTCCAGGCGCAATCGGCGTACCGCCTCGGACAGCCGCTCGTCGTGGGTGAACACCACGACCTGGCGGCCGCTGCGGGCGACGGCGGCCAGCACCCTGGCGAGACCGTCGACCTTGGCCGGATCCATCGCCTGCACCGGATCGTCGATCATGACGAATCCGAACGGGCTCTCGGCCACCGTGGCGCGGGGCAGGAACAGCGCCAGGCCCAGCGCGTGCAGTTCCCCTTGGCTCATGACGCCCAGTGCGGTGCCGTCGGTGTCGTCGACGGTGACGTCGAGCAGCACCTTGCGGCTGGCTCCGGCGTTGCCCTGCAGGCGAATCGCGCCCAGATCCACATTGCTGCGCTGGCGCAACCCGCCCCAGATGCGGCGGGCGTGGTCGGCCAGCGGGGCCATCCGCTCGTCCCGCAATCCGGCGGCCGCAGACTTCAGCCATTCCTCGGCGCGGCGGACCGTCCGCAGTTCCGGATCGGCTGCGGCGACCAGTCGCGCCTCGTGCAACCAGGCCGCGATCCGCGGCACCAGCGGAGTCCACACCGCATCGATCCGGTCGAGTTCCTTGTGTACCGCGCGCTGCAACGCCTCCAGCCGGACCGCGAGGTCGGCGTGTGCCGTGCGCAGGCGCGCCGCGGCGGCCGGTTCGAGTCCGGCCAGTGCGGACCATCCGGTCCAGGCGCGGTGCACGTCGGCCGGATCGATATTCGGTGCGGCCGCCATCGAATCCAGTTCCGCCGGAACGGGTTCGATCAGGGCGCGGGCGGCGGCGACCGCCTCGTCCAGTTCGGCGCGCGCGCCGGTGTACGCGACCGCGCGCTGTTCGGCCTCGGCGATCCGGGCCGTGGCATCGGCGCGCCAGGCCGCGTCCAGGGCGCCGTGACCGCAGACCGGGCAGGGACAGCCCGCCGCCGCGTCCGCGTGCTCGACCGCGCGCCGCAGCAGATCCACCACGCGCAGCCCGGATTCCGGATCCCCCGCCGCGGAGTCGGCCAGCCGAGCGGCGGCCTGTTCGACTGCGGTGGCGGCGGCATCGACCTGCGCGGCGGGGGGAAGTTCCAGCCGGACGATGGCCTGCAATGCCGCCACCCCGCCCGGATCGTGGCGCACACCGGCCAGTTCGCGCGCGATCTCCGCCAGATCCGGTGCGGCGGCGCGCAACAGGGCGGCGACCCGTTCGGCGCGATCGTCGGCGATGGTGGTGAGTTCCGCGAGCAGGGCGTGGCGCGCGTCCCGGGACTGCTTGGCCGCGCGTTCCAATTCGATTCGGCGCGTGCGGGTTCGGTCGAGGGCGGCGCTGACGTCGTCGAGGCCGAGCAACCGGTGCAGCGCGTCGAACAGATCGCTCGGCCGTCCGTCGGCGACCGCGCCGAGTTCGCTGTAGGACAGGAAGGGGCGGTAGAGCTCCATGGCGGATTCCCAGTCGCCGACCCGGAATTCCCCGTCGGCGCGGCCCTCGCGCCATCTGGTCCAGGCGCCGCCGGGCAATTCGTCGGTGTCCGACCACTCCCGCTGGATCGAGTAGTCGCCGGTCTCCGCCGAGACCACATCGACGGTGATGCGAGTGGTGCTGTCGCAGTGCATGTTCCGCCAGCCCGCGCGCCAGACGGCCGATCGGCCCTCCCAGCGCCGGTTCACTCCCGTCAGCGCCACTTCGACGGCTTCGGCGAAACTCGACTTACCCGAACCGTTGCGGCCCACCACGAGCGTCAGTCCCGGGCCCGGCGCGATCGGCAGCACCGCCTCCGGGCCGATACCGCGAAATCCGCGAACGTGGACCGCGCGCAGGAACAGCCCCGACTGCGGCGTCGCACCACCGGATTCCGGCGGTTCCCCCAGGGCGGCGAGTACGGTGTGGGCGACATCCGGGCCGATCGAGGAATCCGCGCGCAACCGTGCCGAAACCAGATCGCGCAGGCGCGGTGTGGATTCCCCCTCCCCTTGCCCCACGGCCCCTCCTGGCTTCACACGACACGTCGGGGCGAGGCTACCGGAGAACCGGCCCGGGCGGGGCGCATGGCCATCGGCCGGGGTGAACCGTCCGATGGCCACCCCTCGGCCGTCCCGGCCGGGCAGTTCCACGGTTTTCACCCACGAGGGGTGGCTCGGTCCAGCCGAACAGGTCAGAATGCCAGATCCAGCGATCTTGCACAAGTTGACGAGCGATCTCAATCGCGTTCCGGGACAGCGGGATTCATATCCGCTACCGGCTGGCGAATCCGATTCACCGGTCACCGGGGCGGTGTGCGCGGACGCGGCGCGCGATCGGTGTCGGTGGGGTCGGGTACAAATCCGGAGGTAACGAACGAACGGGGGAACACGTGAGCAGATCTCCGGCGGCGGTGCCCACTGTCACCGCCGACAATGTCCTGGCCCTGGCACCCGACGCCGCCGTGCTCGAGGCGGCGCGGGCGCTGGCCGGAGCGTGGCGGCAGACCGGCCGTCACGGCACCGCGCTGTGGGGTCTGTGCGCGGGTGGCGGAGCCGATCCGTATCGGACCGTCGTCGATCTGTCCGGACCGGCGTATCACTGTTCCTGCCCCAGCCGGAAATTTCCCTGCAAACATGCGCTGTCGCTACTGCTGCTCCGATCACGGGACGAGGTCGCCGAGGCCGATGCGCCGGTGGGGTTCGCGGCCGAATGGCTCGCGGCGCGGCCGCGCGGCACGAGTACCCACGGAACCGGGCAGTCGACCCTGGAGCGGCGGCGTGCCCGGGTCGATGCCGGGCTGCGGGATCTCGAGACCTGGCTCGCGGATCAGATCCGTACCGGTCTGGCACAGGCCGATCATTCGGCATCGGCGCTGGAGGCGGTGGCCGCGCGGATGGTCGACGCGCAGGCGCCCGGCGTCGCCGCCGCGCTGCGCCAACTCCCACGTCGGCTGCTCGGCAACGACGAGTGGCCCGCCGTTCTGCTCAGCGAGTACGCCCGGCTGCATCTGCTCGTCGGCGCCCATCGACGGCTCGGCGAACTGCGTCCGGAGCAGGCCGCGGGTGTGCGCGCCCACATCGGATATCCGGTCAGGTCCGACGATGTCCGCACGGGCACGCCCGCGGTCCGTGACCACTGGATGGTGCTCGGCGTCCGGATCACCGAGGAGGAGCGGGTCTTCAGCCGCCGCGCCCTGTTGCGCGGGCGCTACACCCGGCGATGGGCGCAGGTGATCGAGCACAATTTCGGCAGTGCGAGTTTTGCCGGGGAACGTCCGGTCCCCGGCACCATGGCCGAGAGCGACCTGCACTTCTATCCGGCCGCGGTGCCGTTGCGCGCGGTCCGGGGCGCGTATCACGAACTCGCGCAACCGTTCACGACGCTGGCCTGCGACTCCGCGACGATCGCCGATCAGCTCGCGGATCATGCCCGTGCCCTGGGGATCGATCCGTGGTTGCGCAGCCATCCGATGGTGCTGACCGCGGTGAGCCCCACCTTCGGCGACGGCGGCTGGTATCTGGCAGAAGCGGACGGGACCGCGTTGCCGCTCGCCGCGAGCGTGGAGGTGCCGTGGCGGCTGATCGGCCTGTCCGGAGGACATCCGCTGACGGTCGTCGGTGAGTGGACCGCGGCCGGGCTGATACCGCTCGCGGCGCTCGTGAACGGCGAGATGGTCGATGTGGAACCCGGAACATCGCTCGGCACACCGGCTCCGGGCACGGCCGTGTCGGCGGCCGCCGAGGCGATCGTGCCGACGGCACTGCTCGGCACCGCCCGCCGTCCTCTGGATCCGGCCCGGCTGGCGCACACGGTCGCCACGGCACTGCGACCTGCCGATCCGGAACACACCCTGCTCGACGCGGCGATGCTGCAGGAGCTCTACCACCGTGGTGGCGCGGTACCCGGGCACGCCCAACCGCTCACTCCGGCCGAGTCGGACGATCGGCTGCTGCTGCCCGCCGCCGCGGCCCGTCGCCTGCGCGATCTGGTCGCCGGGAACTCGCCGATGCTCGCGGAGTGGTTCGCGGCCGCACTGCCCCGCGATCCACGCGCACCCGACGCGCTGTGCGCCGAATTGCTGGAGGCCGCCAGAACCCAGCCCGCCCTGCGTGATTCGCTGCTGCGGCTGACCGGCGCGCGGGGCCGCTGGCTGGCGGCGCTGCATCCGCGTTGGCGTCCGATGCTGCGCGCGGGTGACGACGATCCCCGGGTGTGGACGCACGGGCGTCCGGCGGAACGGCGGAACTGGCTGGCGGCCGTGCGCGGCCGCGACGCCGCGGCCGCCCGGGCGGCGCTGGCCGAGACCTGGAGCCGCGAACCCGCGCGCGGACGCGCCGAACTGCTCGCCGTGCTGGCCAACGGCCCAGAGCTCGCCGACGAGGCACTGCTCGAGATGGGCCTCGACGACACCCGCGCCGAGGTGCGCCGCGTCGCCGCCGATCTTCTCGCCCGGCTGCCGGATTCGGCGTACTGCGCCCGGATGCGCGAGCGGGCGCGGCGCTGGGTGCGCGTCCGGTCCGGGGCCCTGCTGCCCGAACTACCGGAGGAGCTGGGCGAATCCGCTCGGCGCGACGGGCTCACCGACCGGCTGGATCCGGTGGCCTATCGTCGCGACGGCGGCGTCGATATCGACGCCGAACGGCTCCGCCGCCTGATGGCCGCCACCCCGCTGGACCATTGGACCTCGCTGTGTGGTTCGGCCGCGGCAGCCACCGCCCTGCACCTGTCCGACGACATCCTCGGGCCGGTGTGCGCGGGCTGGTCCGAAGCCGCACTCGCCCAACGCGATTCATCCTGGGC
Encoded here:
- a CDS encoding LCP family protein, producing MRPVAGPPVNRPGRILAVAAAAVVFIVTGFGWHSVDSLVSGIERIGNLGLGGGHDGAVDILMVGIDSRTDAHGNPLSDQERAMLHAGDEVGTNTDTIVLIRVPNDGSSATAISVPRDSYVDIPGLGKGKINSAYGATKEAARQKLADQGLSDSQIEEKSTQAGRQALIKSVANLTGITVDHYAEVGLLGFVLLTDAVGGVQVCLNNPVDEPLSGADFPAGEQRLSGPQALSFVRQRHDLPRGDIDRIVRQQVFMASLVNQSLNAKILANPGKLRELSDAVGRTIVLDKGWDVVSFMHQLQDLSGGKVNFETIPVQNLDATTSDGESVVKVDPKAVKSFVAAAVGGKSDEHRDSDAVAPDTVTTDVYNSGSTSGLATQVAQALTGKGFHTGSVANWTGEPVRSSRVLAASTSDAKAKAVAEALGGLTVIADPELSQGAIRVVLADDYSGPGSDAGSLFDLSGTSQTSGAPTPVPPAPPIDAGQNGPKCVN
- a CDS encoding TIGR03089 family protein; its protein translation is MRELNDTLTDALLGPILAREPAAPRITHYDDSTGARIELSALTLANWAAKTANMIRDEFGLAPGARVAVLLPAHWQTAAVLLGCWWAGTEVVLRPDADAELALAWAPRLDETADIAEVAALSLDAMGGPVRDLPPGVTDFATSVRGHGDQFRPAGAGPALDGDDVAKTLAAARGSAERQGFGPADRVLSTTGWDTPTELIDGLLAVYAAGASLVQVTAADPAKLPQRIESERVTIQRG
- a CDS encoding cytochrome P450, giving the protein MTPQHWFRWLVVQGTPRLVLKTYARRGEPVAQLMSSPEAVRDPIPLLESVRARGRLVHSPFGWTSADHEVIRTVLRDNSFGVAAAEGFVPTPLRPLLDRVELPPNPVQPPSMLVIDQPEHTRMRKPVASAFTPRAIRRLQDRVESVTAELLDALPPGGAADLVADYAAQVPIAIISEMLGFPDADRKRFLAWGDAVSPMLDIGISWRTTRAASAAIVEMDGYLDAHIARLRREPGEDILSGLVASGDLDDRELKASATLLMGAGFETTVNLISNGVVQLVNHREQLNRLLAEPELWPNAVEEVLRFDSPVQNTGRIAGHDTELAGVHIRKGSTVVLSLSGANRDPAVFAEPHRFDVARANAKDHLTFSSGIHACLGASLARMEGVHALRALFERFPDLVLAGTPQRRPLFTLHGYSRLPVVLGQRAAQTSGV
- a CDS encoding SelT/SelW/SelH family protein; amino-acid sequence: MARIAIEYCTQCRWLLRAGWVAQELLSTFGTDLDEVALVPGTGGIFRITVDDEQIWDRKADGGFPDVARLKQRVRDRIDPDRDLGHIDRG
- a CDS encoding YchJ family protein, with product MADITTPGDDDRCPCGSGERFGGCCGPRLNGSSPAPTAEALMRSRYTAFAVGDREYLLRSWHPRTRPRGLDLDPEQHWVSLQIFDTRAGGLFDDTGTVEFRALYRMRGARGVLSECSRFARVNGAWVYVDGDIES
- a CDS encoding AAA family ATPase, producing MGQGEGESTPRLRDLVSARLRADSSIGPDVAHTVLAALGEPPESGGATPQSGLFLRAVHVRGFRGIGPEAVLPIAPGPGLTLVVGRNGSGKSSFAEAVEVALTGVNRRWEGRSAVWRAGWRNMHCDSTTRITVDVVSAETGDYSIQREWSDTDELPGGAWTRWREGRADGEFRVGDWESAMELYRPFLSYSELGAVADGRPSDLFDALHRLLGLDDVSAALDRTRTRRIELERAAKQSRDARHALLAELTTIADDRAERVAALLRAAAPDLAEIARELAGVRHDPGGVAALQAIVRLELPPAAQVDAAATAVEQAAARLADSAAGDPESGLRVVDLLRRAVEHADAAAGCPCPVCGHGALDAAWRADATARIAEAEQRAVAYTGARAELDEAVAAARALIEPVPAELDSMAAAPNIDPADVHRAWTGWSALAGLEPAAAARLRTAHADLAVRLEALQRAVHKELDRIDAVWTPLVPRIAAWLHEARLVAAADPELRTVRRAEEWLKSAAAGLRDERMAPLADHARRIWGGLRQRSNVDLGAIRLQGNAGASRKVLLDVTVDDTDGTALGVMSQGELHALGLALFLPRATVAESPFGFVMIDDPVQAMDPAKVDGLARVLAAVARSGRQVVVFTHDERLSEAVRRLRLDATVLEVQRRERSRVEVRAIEDPVRRYLADARALQRTRQLPRAIATELVITCCRSAVEAAALARARRELLAAGIDHREVQARVDRARTTWETVSLAIFGVPDRVDDLNDLLDREAPWARAVVRDAAAGAHIRIRRAPAELIDDTRRLVTWLDP
- a CDS encoding DUF5691 domain-containing protein; this translates as MSRSPAAVPTVTADNVLALAPDAAVLEAARALAGAWRQTGRHGTALWGLCAGGGADPYRTVVDLSGPAYHCSCPSRKFPCKHALSLLLLRSRDEVAEADAPVGFAAEWLAARPRGTSTHGTGQSTLERRRARVDAGLRDLETWLADQIRTGLAQADHSASALEAVAARMVDAQAPGVAAALRQLPRRLLGNDEWPAVLLSEYARLHLLVGAHRRLGELRPEQAAGVRAHIGYPVRSDDVRTGTPAVRDHWMVLGVRITEEERVFSRRALLRGRYTRRWAQVIEHNFGSASFAGERPVPGTMAESDLHFYPAAVPLRAVRGAYHELAQPFTTLACDSATIADQLADHARALGIDPWLRSHPMVLTAVSPTFGDGGWYLAEADGTALPLAASVEVPWRLIGLSGGHPLTVVGEWTAAGLIPLAALVNGEMVDVEPGTSLGTPAPGTAVSAAAEAIVPTALLGTARRPLDPARLAHTVATALRPADPEHTLLDAAMLQELYHRGGAVPGHAQPLTPAESDDRLLLPAAAARRLRDLVAGNSPMLAEWFAAALPRDPRAPDALCAELLEAARTQPALRDSLLRLTGARGRWLAALHPRWRPMLRAGDDDPRVWTHGRPAERRNWLAAVRGRDAAAARAALAETWSREPARGRAELLAVLANGPELADEALLEMGLDDTRAEVRRVAADLLARLPDSAYCARMRERARRWVRVRSGALLPELPEELGESARRDGLTDRLDPVAYRRDGGVDIDAERLRRLMAATPLDHWTSLCGSAAAATALHLSDDILGPVCAGWSEAALAQRDSSWAAHLFEVLTTTPTLGADPRLRQELFGLLPLDHRVRYLCGLDSSWLAEVELLLPALAHPWPQPVADHVVRLLLDRAQLAQARPGAAGLSPASYRTLLRSATIHFPVPASRAVATAARLCGDPHWHSAFDQLTDGLTQRLRMLEELA